In Thiothrix unzii, the sequence GAGGGGCAAATTGTTAACATTGGCTCGGTGTTCGGCGCGTTAGCATTCCCGCATTTTGTTACTTATTCTGCAACGAAAGCCGGTTTGAAAGGTTTTTCCGAAGCCCTGCGGCGTGAATACGCAGGCAAGGGTATTAGCGTTACCCATGTTTCCCCACGCGCGGTCAAGACCCCGCTGAACAATGCTGCGATTGAGGAATTACATCGCCGTACCAAGGTGATTAATGACTCACCAGAGCACGTAGCTCAAATTATTGTCGATGCCATTGTGCATAAGCGCAAGCATGTGGCGATTGGTCAGCCGGAAAGTTTTTTCATGCGCCTGAATGCGGTACTACCCGGTTTGGTTGACCGCGCGTTGGTAAGCAAGCGCGACATTGCTGACGAGATCATTGAATTTTACAAAGTGTAATTATACGGAGCGATTGATATGAAACTTACCAGAACCTTATTGGGTTTGTGTCTGATAGCAGTAACGACTTTTTCAACACTTGCTCATGCAGCCGGTGATGTCGCGGAATTACAGCAAGAATGGGCGCGGATCAAAT encodes:
- a CDS encoding SDR family NAD(P)-dependent oxidoreductase: MPLNGKRIVLTGGNGGIGALLASLLRMQGAHVLIIDRTAGDNTRVTNLADTDELDALCETLRLHQVDILINLAGLMYFGHFPEQPAAHLSTMLIVNLEVPIRLAQAVIPGMLERGEGQIVNIGSVFGALAFPHFVTYSATKAGLKGFSEALRREYAGKGISVTHVSPRAVKTPLNNAAIEELHRRTKVINDSPEHVAQIIVDAIVHKRKHVAIGQPESFFMRLNAVLPGLVDRALVSKRDIADEIIEFYKV